One Chthoniobacterales bacterium genomic window carries:
- a CDS encoding glycoside hydrolase family 32 protein — protein sequence MRSMKITLLLLLTGFTSLLAHAADPIDIGNRRELFVDRFLIDQLSGVRLQIHTPRDEGIAFAFDKPWEGPFSGMVTMIQLPDGSLRAYYRGKPVASRDGSKDEVTCVAESKDGRNWTKPELDLYEANGTKANNIVLMNANQSCHNFSPFRDTRPGVPETEHFKAFGGTVESGIAAWKSADGYRWERMAAAPVMSRETVPYKYIFDSQNVPFWSEAEGKYVAYYRVWDGDGIRRIARSESSDFLTWTPPILLGYRTPDGPAPVEHIYTNQTSPYFRAPHLYVAIAARFMPGRQVLTADQAKAINVNPDYFKDISDAIFMTTRPAEGADHLAVYDRTFPEGFIRGGIGAKNWVSRSNYPALNVVPTGPAEVSVYVNQDYAQPTAHLRRYSLRVDGFASLHCGYGGGYAITKPIVFAGRELTLNFSTSAAGGVKVAIEEPDGKPIPGFTVEDCQMQIGNEIDRKVTWKSGTDVSALAGKPVRLRFVMKDADLYSIKFEETK from the coding sequence ATCCGCTCCATGAAGATAACCCTGCTCCTGCTGCTCACCGGTTTCACCAGCCTCCTTGCCCACGCCGCCGATCCGATTGACATCGGTAACCGGCGCGAGCTCTTCGTCGATCGGTTCCTCATCGATCAACTCAGCGGCGTTCGCCTCCAGATCCACACACCTCGCGATGAGGGCATCGCCTTTGCCTTCGACAAACCGTGGGAGGGGCCCTTCAGCGGCATGGTGACCATGATCCAGCTCCCGGACGGCAGTTTGCGCGCTTATTACCGTGGCAAGCCGGTCGCGAGCCGTGACGGCAGCAAGGACGAGGTGACCTGCGTCGCCGAGTCGAAGGACGGCCGCAACTGGACCAAGCCCGAACTCGACCTCTACGAGGCCAACGGCACCAAGGCCAACAACATCGTGCTGATGAACGCCAACCAATCGTGCCACAATTTCAGCCCCTTCCGCGACACACGCCCCGGAGTGCCCGAGACCGAGCATTTCAAGGCCTTCGGCGGAACGGTCGAGAGCGGCATCGCCGCCTGGAAATCGGCTGACGGCTATCGCTGGGAGAGAATGGCCGCCGCGCCGGTCATGTCGAGGGAGACAGTTCCCTACAAATACATATTCGACTCGCAGAACGTGCCCTTCTGGTCGGAGGCCGAGGGCAAATACGTGGCCTACTACCGCGTCTGGGATGGCGACGGCATCCGCCGCATCGCCCGCAGCGAAAGCAGCGACTTCCTCACATGGACCCCGCCGATCCTGCTCGGGTATCGGACCCCCGATGGTCCAGCACCTGTCGAGCATATCTACACGAATCAGACGAGCCCTTATTTTCGGGCGCCGCATCTCTACGTGGCCATCGCGGCACGCTTCATGCCGGGGCGCCAGGTCCTCACTGCCGATCAGGCGAAGGCGATCAATGTGAACCCCGACTATTTCAAGGACATCTCAGACGCCATCTTCATGACGACCCGCCCGGCTGAAGGCGCCGATCATCTCGCCGTCTACGACCGCACCTTTCCCGAAGGCTTCATCCGCGGCGGCATCGGCGCGAAGAACTGGGTTTCGCGGTCGAACTATCCCGCGCTGAATGTCGTTCCCACCGGCCCGGCCGAGGTGTCGGTCTATGTGAACCAGGATTATGCCCAGCCAACCGCCCACCTGCGCCGTTATTCGCTGCGGGTCGATGGATTCGCCTCGCTCCACTGTGGCTATGGCGGCGGATATGCGATCACAAAGCCGATCGTCTTCGCCGGGCGGGAGCTGACCCTGAACTTCTCTACCTCGGCCGCCGGCGGCGTGAAAGTGGCGATCGAGGAACCCGACGGCAAGCCGATCCCGGGCTTTACCGTCGAGGATTGCCAGATGCAGATCGGCAACGAGATCGATCGCAAGGTGACTTGGAAATCCGGAACCGACGTCAGCGCTCTCGCCGGAAAGCCGGTGCGGCTGCGCTTCGTGATGAAGGACGCAGACCTGTATTCCATCAAGTTTGAGGAAACCAAGTAA
- a CDS encoding helix-turn-helix domain-containing protein encodes MIVVLKLDGYLRPGEIFHLQSDLRTSRWGVSMHTHCYAEVFWIFQGKARHHVNGVTLDLGAGSVVFIRPHDVHSVEKLPHGPLGFANLAFSTEHLREIQHRYFQNDPLWPWSEASLPEIRVLERAQLDRLRDWTGELATASRSARELDRFLLSLLHLIAVSAGARTLPTGIPDWLARACRGIREPEAMREGVPAWVRLCGRGSEHVARTTRAWLGVSPTEYVNAVRLQAFECQLRCTATPIIELGMSVGFESVGHLYARFKARYGMPPNRYRRVHWGQLV; translated from the coding sequence ATGATTGTTGTGTTGAAACTTGACGGTTACCTCCGGCCCGGAGAGATATTTCATTTGCAAAGCGATTTGCGGACGAGTCGCTGGGGGGTTTCGATGCACACGCATTGCTATGCGGAGGTGTTCTGGATTTTTCAAGGGAAGGCCCGCCATCACGTCAATGGCGTGACACTCGATCTGGGTGCGGGTTCGGTGGTTTTCATCCGCCCGCACGATGTGCATAGCGTGGAAAAACTGCCGCATGGGCCGCTGGGCTTTGCAAACCTGGCCTTTTCCACCGAACATCTGCGCGAAATCCAGCACCGTTATTTCCAGAACGATCCTCTTTGGCCGTGGTCCGAAGCCAGCCTGCCGGAGATCAGGGTGTTAGAGCGTGCGCAACTCGACCGGCTGCGCGACTGGACCGGCGAACTGGCCACGGCATCGCGAAGCGCGCGTGAGCTGGATCGCTTTTTGCTGAGCCTGCTGCACCTGATCGCGGTAAGTGCCGGAGCCCGGACGCTGCCGACGGGAATACCGGACTGGCTGGCACGCGCATGCCGGGGCATCCGTGAGCCTGAGGCCATGCGGGAAGGAGTGCCGGCATGGGTGCGTTTGTGTGGACGTGGCTCCGAGCATGTGGCGCGGACCACCCGCGCCTGGCTTGGCGTCTCTCCGACGGAATACGTCAACGCCGTGCGACTGCAGGCTTTCGAGTGCCAGCTTCGCTGCACCGCGACTCCGATCATCGAGCTTGGAATGAGTGTGGGCTTCGAGAGTGTCGGCCATCTGTATGCCCGCTTCAAAGCCCGCTACGGCATGCCGCCAAACCGCTACCGCCGAGTTCACTGGGGCCAGCTAGTCTGA
- a CDS encoding phytanoyl-CoA dioxygenase family protein translates to MKPRLTKDQVAHYQREGYVIPQETIFPAEKFQKLKAHFEAKLAALPSDQRPEGMDVPHFADPALFEWLFADEVLDLVEPIIGPDIALFSSHFICKPKGNGKRVPWHEDSAYWSTMLPSSMNVVTVWLAIDPSRLENGCMQVIPRTHNTGKMGFSDYDPTDITKNIFPTEVTKSQRDESQAVAIELEPNHASLHDARIIHGSEPNTSTLRRCGYTMRFMSSATRLSDSARKYHQIYLARGRDLANQRYADPARSYEDLVQTRNAHGKNGH, encoded by the coding sequence ATGAAACCACGACTCACCAAGGATCAAGTCGCCCACTACCAGCGTGAGGGCTATGTCATTCCACAGGAAACAATCTTTCCCGCGGAGAAATTTCAAAAACTCAAGGCCCACTTCGAGGCGAAGCTCGCGGCACTACCGTCCGACCAGCGGCCCGAGGGCATGGATGTGCCGCACTTCGCGGATCCGGCATTGTTCGAATGGCTTTTCGCCGATGAGGTGCTTGATCTGGTCGAGCCGATCATCGGGCCGGACATCGCGCTGTTTTCGAGCCACTTCATCTGCAAGCCCAAGGGCAACGGCAAGCGCGTGCCGTGGCACGAGGACTCGGCCTATTGGAGCACCATGCTGCCTTCCTCGATGAACGTCGTCACCGTCTGGTTGGCGATCGATCCCTCCCGCCTTGAAAACGGCTGCATGCAGGTCATCCCCCGCACCCACAACACCGGAAAAATGGGATTTTCCGACTACGACCCGACGGATATCACAAAAAACATTTTCCCCACCGAGGTGACCAAGTCCCAGCGCGACGAGTCGCAGGCCGTCGCGATTGAACTCGAACCGAACCATGCCAGCCTGCACGACGCGCGCATCATCCACGGCAGCGAGCCCAACACGTCCACGCTGCGCCGCTGCGGCTACACGATGCGCTTCATGTCCTCTGCAACGCGCCTCTCGGACTCGGCCCGCAAGTATCACCAGATCTATCTGGCCCGCGGCCGCGACCTCGCCAACCAGCGCTACGCCGATCCGGCGCGGTCCTATGAGGACCTTGTGCAAACCCGCAACGCCCACGGCAAGAACGGTCACTGA